TAAGAATTattattctgtattttaattGCTGCCTTTTCAAAAGTATAAAAGGAACCATCAGGAAAAATAGAACTATAATATCTCTTTCAAATcaacagaaaaatttaaattctcAAAGCAATTCCctaatataaagtatatataataaaaacactttcaaaaatGCAAGGAAAATATGCAGCAGCAATCAAAACAAATTGTTTAGGTTTggaaataaatttcaatcagtaaAACAATACTGCTAGTTGGAGTTATTTCACACTGATTATTTGCAAATGCTTACACAATAAAATACATATCAGTAagtaactatatatataaatgacaAAAAGAGTGTAAACTAAAAATACACAAAgttttttggaaataaaaattatataaaccaAACACATACTCCCCCCAAAAGGGAGGAAATAGACACACAAACAAAATAGACACTCAAACAAGTAAATGTTGGGTAAGATCACCTTGGTAAAGCAATAGATGATATGTTTACACACAGCAGTTAATCCTCAGTATATCACATTGTTCCATTTCCATGTTCATATGATTGTCCacaagcaaaataataaaatatattgaaattatCTAGTTTATTAGTATGTGgaataaatttcaaaattgtGGAATTCACTTAAAGCAGCCAAAATGTATTAACTAATCCTCAAATTCCTGTTTAATAACACTGGTGTGGACTCTAACAATGGCATTGTGGAAGCTAACAATGGCAAGGCTAACAGAAGCCTTGCAATTTGTGTTTTTGACAAATAATATGAGTTTACAATATACTAAGAATGTGTTTCTTACAAACCAAAACTGTCatcaggtttctttcttttcaggcttgtaaatatttttctaatgtttGCATGCCATTacacttttcacatttcttttacattttcagtAAGAGACAAAACTGTAGCAATTCATATATGTGTGTAGGTATATTTGCACACATATATAATGATTACTGTTGAATAAGAAAGAATTTGAAGTGTATTATTGACTAGTGTAGACAGATTTTCAAAGTTGTTGAAAAACTAGGATCTTACTTGTTTCTTCCTCTCAATACCTTTGAACTGTGAACTCTTATCTCTTTGTCCATGAAATACAGGTAGAGAAAGCCagccttggaattctccagacaagaatactggagtgagtagccattcccttctccaggggatcttctgaacccagggattgaaccctggtctcctgtattgtaggtggattctttactgtctgagccaccagggaagcccagaaaaagcactgatttaaaaaaaaaaaatcactgagaatAGCAAATATATCTCTGCAGTCATTTGTGCTCTATTTCTAAGGATATAGTTCCTAAAGATGAGATAAATATCCTATTTATGTCCttcttgtttccttttaaaagttcTAGTGTCGATTATTAAAGCTGATTTTCTTGTTACATGAGAAATCTATGTTCATTTGGAATACATTTACAATACTCTAAGTTAACAAGCCAAGCTTAAACCAAATATTGTAGTACTGATCATAATTACATGGTCataagttgttcagtcgtgtccaactctttgcgaccccatggactgtagcccaccaggcttctccgtccatgggattttccaggcaagaatactggactgggttgccatttccttctccaggagatcttcccaacccagggattgaaccggggtctcccgcattataggcagacgctttaccatctgagccaccagggaagtccattaattACATAAGACTTtccaaaacaaatttaaaatgattGCAATACATTATAACTTAAGTTTTCTGCAAGGAAAATGGGCTCATGTTGTTCTGTGGGAGACAAGTGTGTTGAAGTTATGACATTAACACAAGAACATGGTCACTTATTTATAAGTACAATTATTGTACCACCTGTTGCCTCTTCCTGTTTCTAAAATCCTTAGAAATGTTTGTTTCCTCACTAATCAGTTCTCAATTTTACATTCCATGTTCTTTTTCTAATATGGTTGTTTATTCCTCCTCCCAGTAGATTTTCCtacataaatttaataaaattcagtCACAAATAAGTATCTCTAAAAATAAACTATGTAAATTAGATTCTTAATCTGAGATCAGTTGGAGGGTAGGTAAATTACAAGAGTCCTGTGACTATGATCAAGAGCTATTCTCTTGCTGTTTTCCCATTCTTCATTAAACGGCTGTGCTTCTTTCTTGATATTACCACAACAGAGCCAAAAAAGATTACCATTTGCTTAGAAAAATAACTAGATATTCATAATAAACATGGAAAAATGTACTGTATTGTAATCTGAGAAGAGAAGTAAATATTTTCCCATGAAAATCCAGTCTTTCTGAACATTTCAGCCTTCAAATTGGTAGATGGAATCGTACCTGAAGTTGTGTGGATATGATAATCAGTTATTATAAATCCCAAAACTCCTCACATTTTTTactgcctcctgctgctgctgctaagtcgcttcaatcgtgtccgactctgtgcaaccccatagacagcagctcaccaggctctggcgtccctgggattctccaggcaagaacgctggagtgggttgccatttccttctccaatagggaATTTAAAAAGTTTCTGCCTCTACTCTCACCTTTGTAAGTCCTTTAATACCTTAGTTTCTGGAAAGCCAAACGGTGAGTTGAATGCAATCTGCTCCAGGTGTTCAggatattgatttaaaaaaatcaagaatgtacaatatatatacattcaaGTCCTCAACTACTAAATCTTTTGACATTTGCACTATAGGactgaatatttttaagatgTGTTATGTATCCTAGGGAATATTGTAAAACACTTGAGATACAGGTACTGATTTGGGAATTAAGCTAACTCCTATTGAAAAAGGAGCAGTGGAAGTTTCTATTCTCACTGCCTAGAAGATAACACATGGAGAATAAATTAATCTGTATgtatctactccagtactcttgcctggaaaataccatggatggggcagcctggtaggctgcagtccatggggtccctaagagtcggacacgactgagtgatttcactttcactttttgctttcatgcattggagaaggaaatggcaacccactccagtgttcttgccttgagaatcccaggaacgggggagcctgatttctatggggtcgcacagagttggacacgactgaggcgacttagcagcagcagcagcagagattttaatgtttattaaagaattctcttccttcccttgtaAGGATGTTCAGAGGTTTTAATCTCACACacattcctatttctttttacattcacttttttttcttgcatgTGAGGATGATCATGAATATTATGGAAATGTATAACTCCATCAATAGTTCAGGCTTATTATGTTAGTAATATTTTGATGCCTAAGTTTTGAGATAATAATGATGTTGATgataacataaaaaataataaaacacaaatgATTCTAGTTACGTATCCATTAATTAGACATTGAAAGCAACACTTGTATTTTTTACTATTTGGAAAAATCATTTTAGAAGTAGATAAATCAgatactttaaattttataatgtaGAATTAACTGTTGgcacatttttaaatatatattttctatgtgtatgttagtcagtcgcatctgactgtgaccccatagattgtagcctgccagggtcctctgcccatggaattctccaggcaagaacactggagtgggttgccatggcttcctccagaggatcttcctgacatagtGATTGAATtcggatctcctacattgcaggcagattctttaccatctgaactcccagggaagcccatatgtttgctatatatatatattggaaaaggaaatggcaacccactccagtattctttcccagtgaatcccatggacagaggagcctggcaggctactatccatgaggttgcaagaatcagacacgcCTTAACAactaaagagaaagagagagatgtatatacatgggcttccaTATTGACAAAAGTTCTGGTAATAActactaaaaaataaattgtaccATTTTAAATTGATGTTAAATGataagtaaattattttaaccattttccaTATATAGAGagacatatatgcatacatagagagagacatatatacatacatagggagagacacagagagaacagtcatttttcttttttgcattttatcatttttttttattgaagtgaaaTTCACATGCCACATAAAATAGCACTCAAAAATGCACAACTGAGTACCTTTTGGTACATTCAAAGTGCTGCACAACCGTCAGCACAATACTATTTCAAAACATTTCCATTACCACAAAAGAAATATCTGTAGCATTAATCAGTAACTGCTTATTAATTTGTCACTTCTCTTCTTACCAAGgactattttttgttgttgttgttcaatggaTTCCCTCTTCTGGAGATTTGATGTAATTGAAAGCATGCAACTTGTAGCCTTTAgtgtctgtcttttttatttggcatgctttttttcaaattttatttacacAAGAacatgtatcagaacttcatcctttttatggatgaataataatTCCTGAAATGGATATGCTTAATATTGTTTATCTATTAAACAACTGATATTCAACAGCATTTGACTTCTTTCAACTTTTTGATTAACAATGATACTATGAATGTTTCTACATAAAATTTTTGCTGCAGCTGTGTTAAGTTGTCTGATTATATGCTTAGGAGTTAAATTTCTGAGTCATATGGTGACTACTTTTGAATTGAGTAATTACTAAACATTTTTCCACAGTGCCTGTGTGATTTTTACATAGTCTCCATCAATGTATAATAATGCCATGTTTCAAAATATTGCCAATATCtgctaaatttaaaacaaaatagtaatcatttagggttttttattatttattatatatatatataatatatatataataatataattattacaTTAATTATCCTAAACTTATTGTGattattgttgttttgattttaatttaatgatgttgaaatcttttcatatatttgctGGCACCtcatatcttctttagagaagtgTCTCCTCAAGTTctttgatcatttaaaaatggtaaaacaCCTCAGAAAGAGACACAAATATCTGGAgcagttgttgttgctcagttgctaaatcatgtctggctctttgagacccttgaACTgcagatgccaggcttcccggtaCTTCACTGTATCCCAGAGTTTGCCTAGACCCCTGtctattgagtcagggatgccatttAATcattcttcctctgtcatccccttctcctccagtgctcattctttcccagcatcagggtcttttagaaTTAGTCAGCTGTAGgcaacaaagatcatggcatccggtcccataacttcatgggaaatagatggggaaacagtggaaacagtgtcagactttatttttctgggctccaaaatcactgcagatggtgattgcagccatgaaattaaaagacactcactccttggaaggaagttatgatcaatctagatagaatattcaaaagcagagacattacttttccaataaaggtccgtctagtcaaggctatggtttttcctgtggtcatgtatggatgtgagagttggactctgaagaaagcagagcgccgaagaattgatgcttttgaactatggtgttggagaagactcttgagagtcccttggactgcaaggagatccaaccagtccattctaaaggagatgagccctaggatttctttggaaggaatgattctaaagctgaagctccagtactttggccacctcatgcgaagagttgattcattggaaaagactctgatgctgggagggattgggtgcaggaggagaaggggatgacagaggatgagatggctggatggcatcacttactcaatggacgtgagtctgggtgaactccgggagttggtgatggacagggaggcctggcgtgctgcgattcatgggggcgcaaagagttggacacgactgggtgactgaactgaactgaggcagcaggtggccaaaggatgggagcttcagctttagcaccagccttctttatggtccaactctcttgtCCATAAGTGACTACCAgagaaaccataactttgactctaagtgcctttgtcatcaaagtgatgtctttgctttttaatatgctgtctagttttgtcatggAGCAGTTATATGCTATcagtaattaaataaaatacatatggattaaatactttaattaaaaaaaaagaaaatggcagatATCTCTTTTAACCATCTCTATTAAACATTGTTTGGAAGTTCTATTTAGAGAAACTGGAGACaaaaatggaatatatatattcctgAATATATATCTGTTGTTTTTTTGTGGATTCCTTGAGACAATCAACATCATTGCGTTACTCATTTGATGAAGACATTTATTGAAAAGCAAGattatttcattctcattttgaaGGTTTCATTAATTTCCACTTATTCCATAAAGTAACTGAAAAATGTTAGTGtttcttagttcttctttgaagaatataatgaatatatacataGGGAAATTACAAAGTTGAGCATCCTCCCCAAGTTATCTACCTTTTAAGTCCAGCTTAAGGAGCTTACGCAAGCCCTGTCTGAGCTCCTTGTTCTTGAGTGCATAGACCataggattgagggcaggaggaatgACGTTGTGGAGTACATTGAGTAGAACTGGGATGAGGGGAAACATCATTGTTGCACTATGGGTGATAGAAATGACAATAACGACTGTGTAGAAAAACAGGATTAGGATGAGGTGGGAAGTGCAGGTACTCAGGGCCTTGGATATAGCTTCCATTGAGTTCAGTTTCAGTACAGAGTGAAGTATCAAAGCATAGGATACAAGAATAAAACCCAAATCACTCCCCATGAGTATCCAGGCCAAAAGTAGCTGGTAAACACTGTTGATCGTTCTGTCATCACAGGATAGACTAGTGACACCAAGATTAGAGCACAGACAGTGCTCAATTTGGTTTTTTGAGCAATAGTGTCTCTGAGCCGCCAACACAGGAATTGGGATGGTAGTCAGGCTGTTTCTGAGTGCCATGAGCACAGTAGCTTTGAGCACAAAAGATTTGGTGATGATTGATGAATAACACAGTGGTTGACAAATTGCCACATATCTATCTATAGCCATGCAGACAAAAATGCCTGATTCCATTCCTACAAAGCTATGTATGGCATACATCTGTACAAAGCACTCAGGGAGACCAATGGTCTTCGCATTGAACCACAAGATGGTCAAAATCTTGGGCATGATGGTGGTAGCAAGGCCCATGTCAACCACAGCCAGGATGCCCAGGAAATAATACATAGGCTGGTGCAGTGTTGCCTCTTGATTGATGATGATCAAGATAAGGATGTTTGCACTGAGAGCTAAGAGGTAGAGCAGAACCAGGGGCAGGGATAGCCAGTGCTGCCAGCTGTGAAtgcctgggaatcccaaaagAATGAACTCAGAGACCTGAAACTTTGAGCTGTTGAAATTTCCGAGATCCTGGAACATAATTCACtaagaagaaaaacattcaaGGTTACTATTCTTAATAATCTCTCTGACAGTGTTTGAAGAAGTTACATTCATGGTTTTGTAGGTGTTGTAGGGGAATCCTCTTTTTAAACTCTAATTCCAGCACTAACGTTCCTTGAAAGGGAAAGGTTtttgagagtgttagtcactcagtcatgtccaactctttgagaccccatggactgcagcccaccaggctcctctgtccatagaattctccaggcaagaatactggagtgggtagccattcgcttctccagggaattttcatGACTGGAAGGATTAAACCTGGGGCTctggctttgcaggcagattagaAGTATCCAACATTCTTTGGGTATTTCTAATTAAACAGGAGCTATTTTAACACATTGAGTGTTAAATTATTTATCAAAACACAAACTTCATACCATAAGtcagtttgtatttttttcatcttctcgTAACTGAGGAACAGAACTTTAGAGAAAATCATGACTCTGCACATTATCTTCAGCCTACAACTCATGAAAGCTGGAGAAGATGTAGCCTTCTGATATCACAGCCTGCACTCTTGAATTTGTTTTGCTGAATTATTAGAAACTTAATATATGCAAGGAGTATAGAAATTTCTGTGCATGGAGATATTTAAGTAATAGACCAGAATATATGATACTGAAAATAACTCTTATTTCAAGGATTTGAGATTTTGTTAAATAATACTGTGtcccatttaattttaattgaaatatatgaaataatttagTGCACATTTTAAGTGAGGAAGCTTTTATCAAAATTTGCTAATGACTCGCCCAAAACTgtaataataaaagagaaatgtgATTTAGGAATATCATTGTTATTCAAAACCAATTAATTCTGGTTTTCAGTAACTTTCTCCTACTTGATGTAGTTTTGATTCTTGGAGCACTCCAGATAGCCAGGGTATAAAGAATAAAGCAGGCATTAAAATATTAGtttgagtttaaaaataaaataaaattaaaaaaaatattagtttgaggtaaagattttgaaaatcaaattacTTGAATCATGTTAGTGCTTATCTGTCAAAATTTATTAATCACTTAAACATTTTAATGCAAAAGGGGAAACATATTTCATGATCTGTTTCTCCTAAATgtctattatatatttatttatatgctttcaataaattaaatattaaggaTGTATTATCAGgacataaaattttgaaaaatgtggTTCAAAACAATAGTATGTACAGAACAATAGTATGAATATAGTCCTGGAAAATATATTCATTCTAATCCAAGTGATACCATTCCATTATACTTATAATAAGATAATGAAGAAGGTAGgtttaaaaagatacatatttagacaaaaataagaattcttttatacatattatttttattgaccTCTAATTTTAATAGTCTATTTTATAGCttgtattgtttttaatcttaatatttgaactatttttcaaatgtcatatgttctttttttaatatcattaatgtattttattttattattattttttttttactttaaaatattgtattggttttgccatacatcaacatgaatccaccacgggtatacatgtgttcgcCATCTTGAacacctctcccacctccctccctgtaccatacctctggatcatcccagtgcaccagccccaagcatcctatatcctgcattgaacctggactggcgattcgtttcttatatgatattatcatgtttcaatgccattctcccaaatcatcccaccctctccctctcccacagagtccaaaagactgttctgtacatctgtatctcttttgctgtctcgcatacagggttatcgttaccatctttctaaattccatatatatgcattagtatatggtattggtgtttttctttctggcttacttcactctgtataatagactccagtttcatccacctcattagaactgattcaaatgtattctttttaatggctgagtaatactccattgtgtatatgtaccactgctttcttatccattcatctgctgatggacatctaggttgtttccatatcctggctattataaacagtgctgcaatgaacattggggtacatatgtctctttcaattctggtttcctcagtgtgtatgcccagtagtgggattgttgggtcataaggcagttctatttccagttttttaaggaatctccacactgttctccatagtggctttactagtttgcattcccaccaacagtgtaagagggttcccttttctccacaccctctccagcatttattgcttgtagatgtttggatcgcagctattctgactggtgtgaaatggtaccttattgtggttttgatttgcatttctctgataatgagtgatgttgagcatcttttcttgtgtttgttagccatctgtatgtcttctttggagaaatatctatttagttctttggctccttgtttgattgggtcatttatttttctggaattgagcttcaggagttgcttgtatatttttgagattagttgtttgtcagttatttcatttgctattattttctcccattctgaaggctgtcttttcaccttacttatagtttccattgttgtgcagaagcttttaaggttaattaggtcccatttgtttatttttgcttttatttgcagtattctgggaggtgggtcatagaggatcctgctgtgatttatgtcggagagtgttttgcctatgttctcctctaggagttttatagtttctggtcttacatttagatctttaatccattttgagtttatttttgtgtatggtgttagaaagtgttctagtttcattcttttacaagtggttgatcagttttcccagcaccacttgttaaagagatttctttaatccattgtacattcttgcc
This portion of the Bos taurus isolate L1 Dominette 01449 registration number 42190680 breed Hereford chromosome 15, ARS-UCD2.0, whole genome shotgun sequence genome encodes:
- the OR56B2E gene encoding olfactory receptor family 56 subfamily B member 2E, with amino-acid sequence MFQDLGNFNSSKFQVSEFILLGFPGIHSWQHWLSLPLVLLYLLALSANILILIIINQEATLHQPMYYFLGILAVVDMGLATTIMPKILTILWFNAKTIGLPECFVQMYAIHSFVGMESGIFVCMAIDRYVAICQPLCYSSIITKSFVLKATVLMALRNSLTTIPIPVLAAQRHYCSKNQIEHCLCSNLGVTSLSCDDRTINSVYQLLLAWILMGSDLGFILVSYALILHSVLKLNSMEAISKALSTCTSHLILILFFYTVVIVISITHSATMMFPLIPVLLNVLHNVIPPALNPMVYALKNKELRQGLRKLLKLDLKGR